Part of the Triticum urartu cultivar G1812 chromosome 2, Tu2.1, whole genome shotgun sequence genome, aataatatcaagtttttctctctatgtgcttaaagttttgaagttatacttgttttttccttcctatgctagttgattcttgttcccataaattgtgtgctcaaaaaatccctaggaataggaagtgggttaggtttaaatgtgctagtcatattcttcatgatgctctctttatgttcaagtcttatctttcatgtgagcatcattgaaatcatcatgcctagctaaaagtcattaaagaaaagcgcttgttgggagtcaacccaatatttacccttactgtttttgtgtgtttacatgattaagctactgtagtaatcatgttttatagcttttgtttcaataaagtgccaagtaagacctttgggaagacttgggtgaaagttaatgtgatcttgctgtaaaaaacagaaactttgtgctcacgagattagctgccatttatTACAGAAGAGTGATTTGGTGCTGATTCTTtatgcagaagattaatagacaaattcctcacgtccaccagtttatttcataattttttgagtagcagaagtatggttagtgttcagataattacagattgttctgtttctgacagattctgttttcattgcatagtttgcttgttttctagtttctacgacttatattcctcaatataaattatagaaatgatatggtacagtaggcattgtgtgggAACAATTACGATctttgtctttgacagtaccaaggtgaatggtttactctttatcatactaacctatctcacaaagttccgttaagttttgtgtgattgaagttttcaagctttgggtgagatatcggtatgaggagaataaggagtggaaagaccctaagcttggggatgcccgaggcaccccaaggtaatattcaaggaagactcaagcgcctaagcttggggatgccccggaaagcatcccctctttcgtcttcaaaactatcggtataccttactcggagctatatttttattcgtcacgtgatatgtgttttgcttggagcgtattttcaattttacttgctgtttgaataaaatcattggatcttaaatattaaatgaaaaataatcctcccatggctagttaattatttgactactcagtgtccttcactattatcttttggagtagtttgtcatttactcacgtgcttcacgtatatcctatgagtaaatggttgaataattgaatatcatgaatcttaatttatatatgtttcatatgcttataccatggggagtaatgacttcacatagaataagtataggtagtaaacttattgaaagttagcaaacgtagaattggtcactggaacaattcatgaaagaatattgaaggaagagagatttcacatataaatatactatcttagACATCTTTTGTacttgtgagcactcattaaaatatgacatgctaaaaggttgatgtcggacaaggaagacaacgtaatgggttatgttttcttatatccgaaataaagtatattgtcttggatcatccaacatgttgaacTTGTTTtcctccctcatgctagccaaattccttgcaccaattagagatactacttgtgcttccaaacattccttaaaccagttttgccatgagagtccaccatacctacctatggattgagtaagatccttcaagtaagttgtcatcggtgcaagcaataaaaattgctctctaaatatgtatgattgattggtgtggaggaaataagctttatacgatcttgtgatgtggaagaaataaaagcgacggactgcataataaaggtctatatcacaagtggcaatataaagtgacgttctttcgcattaagattttgtgcatccaaccctgaaagcgcatgacaacctctgctttcctctgcgaagggcctatcttttactttcatcttctacccttatgcaagagtcatgcctttcctttttacattttatcctttggcaagcacattgtgttggaaagatcctgatatatatatccaattggatgtaagttatcatgaactattattattgacattacccttgaggtaaaaggttgggaggcgaatctataagcccctatatttctctgtgtctgattaaaactttgagcccataaatatcacgtgagtgttagcaattgtgaaagattaattgatagttgagtatgtggagtttgctaaaccaaagctctgacatagacccttcctgaaaataagatgaattacaattgtttgatgactgagaatatagtttgttagtttcaagaaagtttatgatctatactttaacatgtgaatagcttgttacttgatcatgaaaattttatgaagatgagctactgttatgatatataatgatgttATAAAAAGTGATTAaaactatcattgatgaaacttatgcacttgctagcattcacacttcataaattatttcttttatcatttacctactcgaggacgagcaggaattaagcttggggatgctgatacgtctccaacgtatctataatttataaagtattcatgctattatattatcaaccttcgatgttttatatgcatttatatgctattttatatgatttttgggactaacctattaacctagtgcccagtgccagcttatgtttttccttgtttttgagttttacagaaaaggaatatcaaatggagtccaattgacgtaccaatttttgatgattttctatggaccaaaagaagacccgggagtaaaagagttgggccaggagagtcccggggcatcgacgagggtggggggcgcccccccctcccCCAGGCGTCTGGtcctgcctcgtggacgcctcggcacctccttgacgtgagaccgacgccaaaaattcctataaataaagaaacctcggaaaattaacctagatcgggagttccgccgccagaagcctccgtagccaccgaaaaccaatctaggccctctctggcaccctgccggaaggggccatcatcaccggagggcatggaggaggattccggaggggccatcatcaccatgaaggccaaggaccagagggagaacctctccccatctaaggaggaggccatggaggaggaagcacaagggggagaacctctccttctctctctcggtggcaccggagtgccatcgggaggggaatcatcgccgcgatGATCGTCTTCATccacatcaccatcatcatcaccatcctcatctcttttacgcggtccactctcccgcaccctgctgtaatccctacttgaacatggtgctttatgccacatattatgatccaatgatgtgttgccatcctatgatgttttgagtagatatcttttgtctttgggttgattgatgatctagattggtatgagttgtatgttttactttggtgctgtcctatggtgccctccgtgtcgcgcaagcgtgaggggtttccgctgtagggtgttgcaatacgttcatgattcgcttatagtgggttggtgagtgactgaaacacaaacccgagtaagggggttgttgcgtatgggaataaagaggacttgatgctttaatgctatggttgggttttatcttaatgatctttagtagttgcggatgcttgctagagttccaatcataagtgcatatgatccaagtagagaaagtatgttagcttatgcctctccctcatatgaaactgcaatagtgattaccggtcttgttaacgattgcctaggacaattccgcacaccgatccaccattattacacactcgctatttatagtatttagtaatatattctaactttatgataacaacacatacttttatattttatctctccgatatcatacaaagttatcctcttcgtacccacaacatagttttatttctcgtttctagttggaagcaaacgttcggtgtacgtagagtcatatcaatggcagatagggcttgagagaatattgctcttacctttagctccttgtgagttcgacactccatacttatcacttccacctttggaaattgctacgatgattccttacacttggggattatcagtaTGGGTTGATGATAAAAGTTTAAAAGCAGCCTATCCTAGAATTTATGATATATGCTTCGACCATAACATTACAGTTGCTGAGGTCATCCAAAAAGGGTGGTATGGATTTAAGTTTAGAAGAACTTTACATGGAGAGACATTAGAGCTTTGGAAAAACTTAAAAAGTAGATGTGAAGAAATTGAAATGAAAGATGGCAAAGATAAGATAACATGGTCACTAAATACAAATGGGGTGTTTTCAGTTAAATTGCTTTACAGAAAATTGGTTGCTGATGGACTTAGATTTCCACAGAAATTTCTTTGGAAATCAAAGTCCCAGCAAAAATTAGGGTTTTTGTATGGTTAAGCATTAAAAAGAGCATACTCACTAGAGATGCTTTGTTGAAAAAGAGGATGGAAAGGAGAAAAAAAATGCATTTTCTGTGGGAAAGATGAAATTGTAGATCATCTGTTTTTCCAATGTCCAGCTGCTTCTCTAATCTGGAGTTTAGTCAAATGTACCTTTGGCTTAAGGCGTGCTCCTCTATCTATACAAGAGTGCCTTGGTTCTTGGGTGAAAACTTTTAGAAAAGAGGATAGAAAACTtgttctggtgggaatttctgcCGTTTGTTGGGCCTTATGGAAAGCTAGAAATGGGGTTATTTTTTAGAATAAAAGAATCTCTGATCCTATGAATATTATCAAAGCGATAACACACTGGATGGTTGATTGGTCTGTTTTGCAGATAAAGGAGCAGGAAAAAAGGGTAATGGAGCTGGGGGCAAGACTACTAGAATGGGTAGCAAGTGAAGTCTATGTGGCCTCTCAAGGATGCAGAATCAACATGATGCGCTTGGAAGGATGAGAATATGAAGAACTCTCGCCCTGGAAGACGTCTGGACCGCTTTGCTGCTTGCTTCTAGCGCTTGTTTTAGCCTCTTTTGCGTAGCTCGTAGCCTGGTTTCTTTTGAGTCTGGATGATTGTAATAACTTAGCTGCACTGTTATGTTGGATGATAGTTTAAGCGTGTCGTCTTGGGGAGATGGTGGATGCTATGGCCTGATTGCTGTGGCACACCCTCATACCCGTCCCGTTAGAGTTTAATATTTTGCTTGGTTTGCGTCTTTGTAGTTCGAGAACTGATGGTTTTCATTAATGAAAATCGGAGGAGGTGAGAAGCCCTCTCTTTCATTCATAAAAAAACCTTTCCAACATTCTTGTTTTCTCTAAAGGGAAACAAAAACCATGCCGCTTAGTAGTTTGTAATGCTTACGCACTACCACACAGTAGGATACTGCAGAATATGGCTTATCTTTCAGCTGGATTTGAGGAAATTTGGTCCAGTTCTTCATTGTCTTGGTGATGCCCAACCATAGAACCTGAAACCCCGACCAGAGAGCCTTGCTATAGCAGATATCATTTCAAAGTTTCCATAAAGAGCACATAATTGCAGCATGAAAGGCACTGTTGAATTTGCGAGAATTGTCAGTCAACTAACTTTAGCAATACTCATAAAACCAGTCCCAACCGGAGGACCAGTAATGTTGTTAACTTCCCTCTTACAGCCAAATAACACTTGTTGCACACATTCAGGCTTTGAGCAGGAAGTGCAGGATAATTATCATATACTACTATCATCTCGTGGCCTGGTTTAATTCCATGTATGCACTGCACTCACATGTAACTGCATGTACGAACATACTACGAACCTGGTATTTGGCCCGAATCAGCAAACCAAGCATTCAGCCACTCATTTTATTAACAAGCCATGGGACAGGTGAACACTTTGGTCACAGTAGAAGGGTCAATATACAGGAACAGTGACCGCCTTATCGTTATTGAACATAGTATATGAAGAGAAAGTATTTCCCAAGAGCCAGAGACAAATTAGACAGTTCAGGTGATGTAATGCAAGGAAAGTATTCAAATATGGCTAGCGCATCCTTTTGAGGAACATCTACAAGATTAGAATGGCAAATATCTAGTTACAATCTTTAGATGGACATTTTTCAGAGTGCCATCTTTGGCTCTTTGCAGTCTCAGAAATTCAAATTGCCGATAGTAGTGTTAGAAAACCTTTATGTTAGCCTTATCTCTTACTAATTGGTAGTGGCTAGTTAAAAAGAACCCTCCCTTGCTGTAGAACGGTGGTAAGGAGGTACCCCTCTTTCATGTCAAGTTTCTGTACTGTTTTTCTTCCCTAGCTATATATCTAATATATAATCCAGTAGGCGTTTGGACCGAACAGCTTCAGTTCTTTGACAGATTTGAAGGACCAAGAACTTTCTCCAGATGCTTGTACATTGTCGTGCTAGGTGATTCTGGAGATCATTTTGCTAATAAGAAGGAGAGCTTCCCCAGATATTCTGCATTTCTCAGCAGGCAGCTCGGCAGCCAGCAGTTTCTTGTGTATTGTTTGAGTGTCAGTCAGAACTTTGGGTTTTACGCATCTGTATTGAGCTCATCAGCTTCGTCCCAACTATATAGAAATAGTTGAGCACTACTTACAGTGTGTTGCATGTCAATGCACGTGATGCTATCTCTGGTTTGGAGGTGAACGAATTTTGTAAATGTTCAGGTATTGCATGCCATACACATGTAATGCTTTCTCTGATCGATAGGGGATTTCTGCAATCTGGATTTTTGTAAATGTTCAGCTTATATTATGTATAGCTCCAGACGTGCTGTACCTCCGCAGCTAAGCCAAGATGTCCTGACAGCTAAAACACGTTGGTGGTTGCAGTAACACTGTGACGGATTTTAACTGGCGTTCAGTTTCAGGGCACTGAACATCAAGCGACGATCAAACAAGATGCCCTAGCAGTTTGCAGTTTCCAGTTTGACTGGTGCCTGAAACTGGAACTGAATTCGGTTTTGCTCTTTGATCGGTGCCTGAAAGTGAATTTGCCCACTGACGTACTCATCGATCTCGATCTCTCCGTAACCGTCAGTGGAGCCCAACGCATTTCCTATCGATGGAAAGAAAAGCTAAAAGGGCAGGGGAAAGAGGCCGGCCGCCATCAAGCTCCCCAAGTTTATTTAGATTGGTACGTACGTCAGTGGAGCTCAAATCAAATCTTCACACACAGTGAACGAGCAACCAAAAAGAAAGCCTAAAAAAGGCAAAAGCCGCCATGATGTTTTCGGATCTGAAACCAAACCAAAATCTCGACAGTCCACCGCGAGCAGCCCACACCATCACCATCTGCGACCGGCCGGGCCGGGTCGTACGTACGTACGTGTCGTCGGGCGGCGAGTGCGGTGCGAGCCGAATAAATCGGCACGGCGGACCGGGTCGCCCGTCTCGCCCGGCCGCTTTCTAGAACGATGCTGGAACGGCACGACTGAGACCGACAGCTCTGCCTGCGTACCATTTTCAGCCCCAAAACGTACGGACCGGAAGCCAGGCCGGGTCGCCGTCTACCCACAGTAGTCGTCGTCCGACTGCGTACACGTAGCTCCAGTCCAGAGTGCAGACGGCGACATGCACGCCGGTCGATCGGTGCTGTACGTTAGCCCGACAGTTTTTTTGGCTGGATGCATACATGGATAGATCGAGCGAGCGACGAAAAAGTGGAAAAATACGTACATTAATTAGGGACCGGGCAAAAGAACTACAAGAGGTGTAAGTGATGAGAAATCTACGAGTGAAGGTCCTGACTGGACTGCTCATGGTTAATAATGCATGGAGGACATGGAGCTACAGCAGCTGGCTGCTCTCGTACATGACGCTCCACGAGTCCAGCGTCGGGTAGCacggctgctgctgctgcgccAGCTGCTGTTGCTGGTGGTGGCGATGGAGCGCCGCCGCGTCGGCGTCGCCCGGCATCCGCAGCGCGTCCCCGAACGACGCGCCGTCGAACGGGCGGCAGTCCAGCAGCGCCGCGGCGGAGGACGCGTCGAACGAGGCGTGCAGGACGCTGCCGTCGTCGGTGCCCGGCTCGGCCTGGACGCCGGTCACGTGCTGCACCATGAGCCGGAAGTTGGCGGGGTCGGTGCTGATGTACGTGGTCGGCGCGCGCTTCGACGCCCGCGCGCGCCGCTTCCCGGCCCGCCCGgcgcccgctgtgttcggccccaGGCCCGCCCGCCTCTTGTTCGTCGCGGCGCCCACGGGGGTGGACGGCGGCCGCGGCGCCGCGTCCGACGCGACCAGCACGGAGTCGCAGGAGAGCGAGCCCGTGGGCGGCGCGGACGTGGAGGCGAACCAGTTGCTGCCGCCCGCGCTGCAGGGGAAGTCCGCGAGAAGGGACGACGAGGAGAgcgcggaggcggaggcggagttGGAGGGCGAGGATGCGGCCGGCGAGTAGTCGTACTCGTAGTCGGGCATGGCGGAGAAGTTGAGCGCGCGCGCGAGGGCGGCGTCGGTGTAGTAGGCAGGGCCGAGCGAGGAGGAGGCCGAGAGGaacgacgccgccgccgccggcggcgcTAGGCACGACATGGCGTCCATGAGGATGATGATCAGGTGAGAAGTGGAGCACCTTGGAAGTTTGAACGCCGGCGTCCGTGCAGGTAGTGTGAGTTTAGTAcacggggaggaggaggagggtgcGTCTGAGCGGTTTGGGAAGGAAGGGTGTTGTTGGGGGAGTGGGAATGGGGTAGCGAGGTAGGTGTATATAGGCGGGGACGGGGGTGGTGGACGCACGGGGTCCCGCGGGAAAACGCGTGGGCGCATCGGCATCGGCATCGGCGGTGTCGGCGTGCGCGAGTGATGGCCGGCGCGCGGCCTCGGCATGCCCCGGTGTCGGACTCCACCGCCACCCGCGGGGCCCCCGTCCCTGCACCACATCGAGCTGGAGTCAACCCAACCCCGGCACGCACACAGACATCGAGCAGACCCATGTGCCGCGAGCCGGCACGCGCCATGCGTGCGAGCCCGGCGGTGGCACGCACGCATGTACTACAGACAGACGGGGCGACCGATCGGCGCCGGCGAGTGGCGCGCACGTTCGGCGCGGAGCAAGGCCAACGGCCGCAAAGCATGGAGGTGG contains:
- the LOC125540953 gene encoding MICAL-like protein 1; the protein is MPRPRAGHHSRTPTPPMPMPMRPRVFPRDPVRPPPPSPPIYTYLATPFPLPQQHPSFPNRSDAPSSSSPCTKLTLPARTPAFKLPRCSTSHLIIILMDAMSCLAPPAAAASFLSASSSLGPAYYTDAALARALNFSAMPDYEYDYSPAASSPSNSASASALSSSSLLADFPCSAGGSNWFASTSAPPTGSLSCDSVLVASDAAPRPPSTPVGAATNKRRAGLGPNTAGAGRAGKRRARASKRAPTTYISTDPANFRLMVQHVTGVQAEPGTDDGSVLHASFDASSAAALLDCRPFDGASFGDALRMPGDADAAALHRHHQQQQLAQQQQPCYPTLDSWSVMYESSQLL